A DNA window from Leishmania panamensis strain MHOM/PA/94/PSC-1 chromosome 27 sequence contains the following coding sequences:
- a CDS encoding hypothetical protein (TriTrypDB/GeneDB-style sysID: LpmP.27.1070), with product MRSRRASDPSRRRVTSKQEAARLLQSLAGNTSSTATSVISPISSHTADEEGKDFIRGTFAGSSAANTPATTPPRRLRRPTANLPSTLAAKAEIAESGSSTTAQLLQHLQLTPFVGRITERVKAWASSLAEWGQPTFDPALREWGQQLSMSLRRDSFADCTAVQHAMQQRYEDQFGHNREDVAFLTLYARVLVNNAMFCLTSFETYRTTQLLCEAVHVAKEAYLLQRRLAHDKARGETGTSTAAATADCPQEQCAVGDPECHLFFLRVLLANAYASDQQYWKAVEQYQLALSTMERNPMWCPGQVAPGLVSPLPFNHTLVTEDAKLFYEDSVRVDHAISQGRAQLLLLQSKGSTASSARLLQVQLAMARLHRHAGQYAESQNLYESYLDGVTEHMESEDVGGAMLELGRLLLYKVKNGDAAVIYLEAASSILLEDAESLLQAAESHGDRSGSDRSKEVTSAEARIAAGNAAHRAAGGLIDAAIAFHAVGKTGQAIGLLEGCLQLLDRANLGLISGWVRRQYADMLATVALVDRALEEYSRTIELLRDGCGNSVAQLGMAGEMVPLHSAEVEGQLAFCLQTYVGDHKRAIKHYRNIVQGWHKKDASVTGAQVRLNKRARRQRAAAAAAAAVNSTAAGSMSLSDGATFTSGQTLAGSFPALPRVDLSFQPDMLHWVLSNYVACCERVGAYAEAIGVQSRLIEIEGALGGGVVESYLKLISLARQAGDMEKTLALCFYVFFLPDNMMPSETRLSIANSFASCCHRLGNSRMGSVLLQAVQQVRGDHDSSSLARYAMGLKTLDPSDRVQLDGVDIEASIDSIGCVFRRAASIVVADMVVNSVEDEEKASRDHCRASGSGSCVAEAVLKGAGKETSISPSASPSLWTQERLDSALNGLIVLSRGAFFFHQNRFMKDAEELYASALQHVDHIIASVPVLTARYEREMGILLVNYATLKSATDPRLAATLYERAAEVCPTYLEVAEVVADVFVQSGDYTKGFAYMKRVIRANPSAATEMHMRLARLGMGTAWETMSYGERMEVMEHLLKSLGVAPERVASAFAAEAKRLEGNANKINMTMSLGNLAPLLLDGVASCMSEDAVCFATYVVQTRFQEMQLLNRMYRRALLRFPQHATLLVNYATLCMHSGYHTLARKYIAKAYAASSGDLNCTMCYAHYLCRSFDDRQVGCGESLYARFLERYPNAAQAHAAFANYMAGVMPTPFKTELHFKAALELAPTSEDVVLQYGQFMWACTDSKTVYANDEVHRRVFDRVEQLFKEAVAINPNSFTACHQLGTFYANRPNCFEDAMTMLQRAHKLQPGNIEVVRHILAVLHRECVRIQKEELSRGSAVALQGLRAQSFSGRLRSLVDATKDTFEHVLRMDPNDKATLEAYARFAVEVLQDPKLAAAIYRRIEALNRK from the coding sequence ATGCGTAGCCGACGTGCAAGCGATCCATCACGCAGACGCGTGACGTCAAAGCAAGAGGCAgctcggctgctgcagtcTCTTGCTGGCAACACATCATCTACTGCAACCTCAGTCATCAGCCCAATTTCATCCCACACAGCAGacgaagaaggcaaagactTTATACGGGGGACGTTTGCAGGAAGTTCGGCGGCGAATACTCCAGCGACaacaccgccgcggcggctgcgcagaCCCACCGCAAACTTACCGTCGACCTTAGCTGCGAAGGCGGAAATAGCGGAATCAGGGTCGTCGACCACGGCCCAGCTGTTGCAGCACCTACAGCTCACACCCTTTGTGGGGCGCATCACGGAGCGGGTCAAGGCGTGGGCGTCTTCCCTGGCGGAATGGGGGCAGCCGACTTTTGACCCTGCGCTGCGGGAGTGGGGGCAGCAGCTTTCGATGTCCCTGCGCAGGGACTCCTTCGCTGACTGCACCGCCGTTCAACACGCTATGCAGCAGCGGTATGAGGACCAGTTTGGCCACAACCGTGAAGACGTCGCCTTCCTCACCCTttacgcgcgtgtgctggtGAACAACGCGATGTTCTGCCTCACCAGCTTCGAGACGTACCGCACCACGCAGCTGTTGTGCGAGGCGGTGCACGTGGCCAAGGAGGCATATTTGCTCCAACGTCGCCTGGCGCACGACAAGGCTCGTGGCGAGACCGGGACATCCAcagcggctgcgacggcagATTGTCCCCAGGAGCAGTGCGCCGTGGGTGACCCGGAGTGCCACCTATTTTTCCTGCGCGTGCTCCTGGCCAACGCGTATGCCAGTGATCAGCAGTACTGGAAAGCGGTCGAGCAGTATCAACTGGCGCTGTCCACGATGGAGCGCAATCCGATGTGGTGCCCGGGCCAGGTGGCCCCTGGTTTGGTGAGCCCGTTGCCATTCAACCACACATTGGTGACAGAGGACGCAAAGCTGTTTTACGAGGACAGTGTGCGCGTCGACCATGCCATCTCTCAGGGTCGCGCGCAATTACTGCTGCTCCAGTCGAAAGGGTCCACCGCAAGCTcggcacggctgctgcaggtgcaaCTAGCAATGGCACGTTTGCACCGACACGCTGGTCAGTACGCGGAGAGCCAGAACCTCTACGAGAGCTACCTTGACGGTGTGACGGAGCACATGGAAAGCGAGGACGTCGGCGGGGCCATGCTGGAGCTGGGCCGACTTTTACTCTACAAAGTGAAGAatggcgacgccgctgtgaTCTACCTGGAGGCAGCCTCGAGCATTCTCCTCGAAGACGCTGAGTCTCTGCTACAGGCGGCCGAATCCCACGGTGATCGTAGCGGTAGCGACCGTAGCAAAGAGGTCACCTCTGCAGAGgcgcgcatcgctgccggcAACGCAGCGCATCGCGCAGCTGGCGGTCTCATCGACGCTGCCATAGCGTTTCATGCCGTGGGCAAGACGGGCCAGGCCATTGGGCTGCTAGAAGGATGTTTGCAGCTGCTTGACCGTGCCAATCTCGGTCTCAtcagtgggtgggtgcggaGACAGTACGCGGACATGTTGGCTACTGTCGCTCTCGTGGATCGTGCGCTTGAGGAGTACAGTCGTACTattgagctgctgcgcgacggctgcggcaACTCCGTTGCTCAACTCGGGATGGCCGGCGAGATGGTGCCTCTTCACTccgcggaggtggagggtcAGCTGGCTTTCTGCCTCCAGACCTACGTCGGCGACCACAAGCGGGCCATAAAGCACTACCGCAACATCGTGCAGGGGTGGCACAAGAAGGATGCGTCGGTGACAGGCGCACAGGTGCGGCTGAACAAGCGCGCCAGGCGccagcgcgctgctgctgctgctgctgctgcggtcaattccactgccgcaggcAGCATGAGTTTATCGGACGGTGCCACTTTTACTAGCGGTCAGACGCTTGCCGGGTCTTTTCCTGCGTTGCCGCGGGTCGACTTGTCTTTTCAACCGGACATGCTGCACTGGGTGCTGAGCAACTACGTGGCGTGCTGCGAGCGCGTCGGTGCCTACGCAGAGGCGATTGGGGTGCAGAGCCGTCTCATCGAAATCGAGGGCGCCTTAGGTGGTGGCGTTGTTGAGTCCTACCTGAAGCTCATTTCCCTCGCTCGACAGGCCGGTGACATGGAGAAGACGCTGGCGCTCTGCTTTTACGTCTTTTTTCTGCCTGACAACATGATGCCAAGCGAGACGCGACTGAGCATTGCAAACAGCTTCGCTTCCTGTTGCCATCGGCTGGGGAACAGTCGCATGGggtctgtgctgctgcaagcAGTGCAGCAAGTGCGCGGCGACCAcgactcctcctcgttggcgCGATACGCCATGGGTCTCAAGACTCTGGATCCCTCTGACCGCGTGCAACTTGATGGTGTGGACATCGAGGCGAGTATTGACTCTATCGGCTGTGTCTTCCGACGGGCTGCCAGCATTGTTGTGGCTGATATGGTTGTCAACAGCGTcgaggatgaggagaagGCCTCTCGCGATCACTGCAGAGCAAGCGGCAGTGGGAGCTGCGTTGCTGAGGCCGTACTGAAGGGTGCCGGCAAGGAGACATCGATTTCCCCTTCGGCATCCCCCTCTTTATGGACGCAGGAGCGCTTGGACAGTGCGCTGAACGGCCTCATCGTGCTCAGCCGCGGTGCCTTCTTTTTTCACCAAAACCGGTTCATGAAGGATGCGGAGGAGCTGTACGCctctgcactgcagcacgtcgACCACATCATTGCCTCGGTCCCGGTGCTAACGGCGAGGTACGAGCGAGAGATGGGTATCTTGCTTGTTAACTATGCTACGCTCAAATCTGCGACGGACCCAAGGCTGGCGGCCACTCTTTATGAGCGCGCTGCGGAAGTGTGCCCGACGTAcctggaggtggcggaggtggtcgCGGATGTCTTTGTGCAGTCCGGTGACTACACCAAGGGTTTTGCGTACATGAAGCGCGTCATCCGCGCGAACCCGTCCGCCGCAACTGAAATGCACATGCGACTGGCACGGCTCGGTATGGGTACCGCCTGGGAGACGATGTCGTACGGGGAGCGAATGGAAGTCATGGAGCACCTGCTGAAAAGCCTCGGCGTGGCGCCTGAGCGTGTCGCGTCGGCGTTCGCAGCCGAAGCGAAAAGACTGGAGGGCAACGCGAACAAGATCAACATGACCATGTCCCTCGGAAATCTTGCCCCGCTTCTGCTCGATGGCGTTGCCAGCTGCATGAGCGAGGACGCCGTGTGCTTCGCCACCTATGTTGTGCAAACCCGCTTTCAGGagatgcagctgctgaaccgCATGTACcgccgtgcgctgctgcgattTCCGCAGCACGCCACTCTCCTCGTGAACTACGCCACGCTGTGCATGCACTCCGGCTACCACACCCTGGCGCGCAAGTACATTGCAAAGGCGtacgccgcctcctctggcGATTTGAACTGCACCATGTGCTACGCCCACTACCTGTGCCGCTCGTTTGACGACCGGCAAGTCGGATGCGGCGAATCCCTGTACGCTCGCTTTCTCGAGAGGTACCCGAACGCGGCCCAGGCGCACGCTGCGTTCGCCAACTACATGGCGGGTGTCATGCCGACCCCCTTCAAGACGGAGCTGCACTtcaaggcggcgctggagctggCCCCGACGTCGGAGGACGTGGTGCTACAGTACGGCCAGTTTATGTGGGCCTGCACTGATAGCAAGACGGTCTACGCAAACGACGAGGTGCACCGGCGCGTGTTTGACCGGGTCGAGCAGCTCTTCAAGGAAGCCGTCGCCATCAATCCGAACAGCTTCACGGCATGTCACCAGCTCGGCACATTCTACGCGAACCGCCCAAACTGCTTCGAGGATGCCATGACGATGCTGCAACGGGCGCACAAGCTACAGCCGGGCAACatcgaggtggtgcggcacaTCCTCGCTGTCTTGCACAGGGAGTGCGTGCGAATACAGAAGGAGGAGCTAAGTCGCGGTAGCGCCGTGGCACTGCAAGGCCTCAGAGCACAGTCATTCTCTGGCCGACTGCGCTCGCTGGTCGATGCAACCAAGGACACGTTTGAGCACGTGCTGAGGATGGACCCCAACGACAAGGCGACGTTGGAGGCCTACGCGCGCTTCGCTGTGGAGGTACTGCAGGACCCGAAGTTGGCCGCAGCCATTTACCGGCGTATCGAAGCGCTGAATCGCAAGTAG
- a CDS encoding hypothetical protein (TriTrypDB/GeneDB-style sysID: LpmP.27.1080) yields the protein MPQAALPLLAKVWFLAVVPLIVVDAIFVLTRAKSVDLPHPLAEVVPFKYWTVYAQYDRRYAANDDAFVVVQSWLNLVEAMMGLFVTLSALCNAQNLAIKLAIVVSLMTLYKTVIYCLIDIAEGGKYTHHITFHEQLTMLIAPLSVWIVFPTIILYQCFRALAIANVSGTSKQKTTVPQHHQQRKHSANDHYPGKKR from the coding sequence ATGCCGCAGGCCGCACTTCCACTGCTGGCAAAGGTTTGGTTCCTTGCAGTGGTTCCCCTAATAGTCGTGGATGCCATCTTCGTGCTTACGCGTGCCAAGAGCGTCGACCTGCCACATCCTCTGGCGGAGGTAGTCCCCTTCAAATACTGGACCGTCTACGCCCAGTACGACCGGCGCTACGCTGCGAACGATGATGCCTTTGTTGTGGTGCAATCGTGGCTGAACCTCGTGGAGGCGATGATGGGGCTCTTCGTGACTCTGTCTGCTCTGTGCAATGCCCAAAACCTCGCCATCAAGCTGGCAATTGTGGTGAGTCTGATGACGCTATACAAGACCGTGATCTACTGCCTCATCGACATTGCCGAGGGAGGCAAGTACACGCACCACATCACCTTTCATGAGCAACTGACAATGCTCATCGCCCCACTGTCAGTGTGGATTGTGTTTCCAACCATCATTCTTTATCAGTGCTTCCGCGCGCTTGCCATCGCAAATGTGTCGGGGACCTCCAAGCAAAAGACCACCGTGCCCCAGCATCATCAGCAGCGAAAACATTCCGCCAACGACCATTACCCCGGCAAGAAGAGATAG
- a CDS encoding hypothetical protein (TriTrypDB/GeneDB-style sysID: LpmP.27.1090) codes for MRSWLLRCSPGLATAQVVPRAAYALCLHTPHRCVFVRELSTPVTLESSNRSVTPFPARLLWQFSSKRPRHLVLCVRKPLPAVVPLASEDAFEEWSDAEAAEALPKRTAVVDGAPRTPEDYMYGRLFLRPYNVAQLLTVLQGWSDLPAVVERPRSSLTLSAVPPASTSAKLAKRSNVDVRPREVMLTARLTRKMFSATLGGSGRATIAEAATHPSADSDPATEEDYPDSVYVDGDVCTLRVVLRDADLILFTVHLESVLSDLFAIEHYSRKLERCNTFDSQPSRVCHRTGARLSSFVRSSARPPQYLSHRYTPGSRAHGDTMEPRYRSHRPQRSNHGSSHHHNATTAAANTAATGPTESGKGPEDSNFFAATSAKAAPTTAANEAEDDDYKETLEDVEEAEDDEDDSEAAAETSDAATPSTPAMAPSSSAASSTSYVATHTRERGQMTMESTDRYAEGRFVRDGSVAASEVQEVSRVGAFDVLHRTWQAQGSTEKDDAQTTVHATATTGAFRSASGEVTGRFSYERLSTTTETTSAKTAAAAAAGTAIPLRREAAEGAQEATATIDVTAIGSKSSAVVDGKKPCESKSYEHQKKKEEGAGTEAAKPTRKRHLSDSTTAPGKKKTAKRKSRKAPVKRKASTSTATSVSASQGTAEFADTTTF; via the coding sequence ATGCGTTCTTGGCTTCTGCGCTGCTCACCAGGGCTTGCCACTGCGCAGGTGGTGCCCCGTGCTGCCTATGCGCTGTGTCTACACACACCCCACCGCTGCGTTTTCGTCCGTGAGCTCTCCACCCCGGTCACTCTcgagagcagcaacagaagcGTTACTCCTTTCCCTGCACGCCTTCTCTGGCAGTTCAGCAGCAAGCGACCGCGGCACCTTGTGCTCTGCGTACGAAAACCTCTCCCTGCTGTGGTTCCCCTCGCCTCGGAGGACGCCTTTGAGGAGTGGAGCGATGCTGAAGCGGCTGAGGCACTGCCAAAGCGGACCGCCGTAGTCGATGGCGCACCACGTACACCAGAGGACTACATGTACGGGCGCCTGTTCTTGCGTCCCTACAATGTGGCTCAACTTTTGACAGTGTTGCAGGGCTGGTCGGATTTGCCTGCCGTGGTGGAGCGACCGCGCTCCTCCTTGACACTGAGCGCCGTGCCACCGGCGTCGACATCAGCAAAGCTGGCAAAGCGCAGCAACGTCGACGTGCGACCAAGGGAGGTGATGCTGACGGCTCGCTTGACGCGAAAAATGTTCTCGGCAACTCTCGGAGGCTCAGGCAGGGCCACCATCGCAGAGGCTGCGACTCACCCGTCCGCGGATTCCGATCCTGCTACCGAGGAAGACTATCCCGACTCTGTCTACGTGGACGGCGACGTGTGCACGCTGCGCGTGGTACTTCGTGACGCCGACCTCATTCTCTTCACCGTCCATCTTGAGAGCGTTTTGAGCGACCTCTTTGCCATTGAGCACTACAGCCGTAAGCTGGAGCGGTGTAATACCTTCGACTCACAACCCAGCCGTGTGTGCCATCGAACCGGCGCCAGGTTGAGCTCGTTCGTGAGGTCTTCGGCAAGGCCGCCGCAGTATCTTAGTCACCGGTACACGCCTGGTTCGAGGGCCCACGGTGACACGATGGAACCGCGTTACCGGAGCCACCGTCCTCAGCGCAGCAACCATGGCAGCAGTCACCATCACAATgctaccactgctgctgcgaacACCGCCGCTACCGGGCCCACGGAGAGTGGCAAGGGGCCGGAGGACTCGAATTTCTTTGCAGCGACATCCGCGAAGGCTGCGCCGACGACGGCCGCAAACGAAGCGGAGGATGACGACTACAAGGAGACCCTGGAagatgtggaggaggccgaagacgacgaggacgacagcGAGGCTGCCGCAGAAACTAGTGATGCAGCTACACCATCGACCCCAGCTATGGCCCCCTCGTCTTCTGCTGCGTCTTCGACCTCGTACGtcgccacccacacgcgAGAGCGAGGCCAGATGACGATGGAGTCGACGGACCGCTACGCCGAGGGCCGCTTTGTGCGCGATGGCAGTGTGGCCGCATCTGAGGTGCAGGAAGTGAGCCGCGTCGGTGCTTTCGATGTGCTTCACCGCACCTGGCAGGCGCAAGGGAGCACGGAAAAGGACGACGCGCAGACGACGGTGCATGCCACGGCGACCACCGGCGCATTCCGCTCCGCCAGCGGGGAGGTGACCGGCCGCTTCTCATATGAGCGCTTGTCCACGACGACAGAGACGACGTCAGCAAAGActgcggccgctgctgctgcagggacTGCCATTCCTCTTCGTCGGGAAGCTGCAGAGGGCGCCCAAGAGGCGACCGCCACGATCGACGTCACGGCAATAGGATCGAAGTCGAGTGCAGTGGTGGACGGCAAGAAACCATGTGAGAGCAAGTCGTACGAacaccaaaagaaaaaggaggagggtgcgggCACGGAGGCTGCCAAGCCGACTCGCAAGCGCCATCTCAGCGACAGCACTACTGCGCCCGGTAAGAAGAAGACGGCCAAGAGGAAGTCTAGGAAGGCGCCGGTGAAGCGCAAGGCTTCCACCTCTACCGCCACTTCTGTATCTGCGTCCCAAGGAACGGCCGAGTTCGCCGACACCACGACATTCTAG